The window GCCAGACCTGTCGCGGCAATCGACACGAGAACCGTTGCGACCAGGGCGCGTGTCATGAGTCGTCTCGAAGTTCTGGTAAACCGAACCAAACCCCTGTTCCGTTGCTCACGACACTTAAGCGAAGAACGCTGTGGTCTGCTGCCATCGCTGCGACTGTAGTTATCATTCTTGTCGCCGGTCCCCGCTATGAAGCGGACGTCAATCCCGGCCCCGTGCCCGTGTTCGATGATGTCGAGGAGTATGTTACATCCGTCGAGTCAAACGTGCCGGATATATGGGAAGGTGCGGAGAAACAGATTGTGTGGGCCCGGCCGGACAGGTCTCGGACGGAGCGGTCCATCGTATACGTTCACGGGTTCTCGGCCACCCGGCAGGAGGTGGCGCCGCTGTGCGACTCGCTGGCCGCGAGGCTGGACGCCAACCTGTTCTATACCAGGCTCACCGGGCATGGGCGGACCGGTGAAGCGATGGCTGATGCGACTGTCGGTGATTGGCTCTTTGATCTGCGCGAAGCGCTTGCTGTTGGCCGCGCCCTCGGGCGACGTACCGTAATTGTAGCCTCTTCGACCGGCGCTACACTTGCAGTCTGGGCAGTGTCTGGGGCTCTGGCGGACGAGGAGACGGAAGATGTTGAGGCGCTCGTTCTGATGTCTCCGAACTTCGGTCCGGCGGATTCGCGGTCGAACATGTTACTGATGCCGTGGGGCAAACAGCTGGCGCGACTGGTGATCGGCGAGTACCGCGAGTGGGAACCGTACAACGAGCAACAGAGCAGAAACTGGACGACTCGCTATCCGGTTGGCGCTCTCTTTCCGGTGATGGCAAGCGTCGACGCCGTCTCACGCCTTGATCCGGCGGAACTCAAGCGCCCGATCCTGGTGGTCTACTCGCCGAACGATAGTGTGGTGAACACGACCCGGATCGTCGAATGGTTTGACGGCACCGCCTCTGCTCCGAAAGCCCTTCTCGAGATACCGGACACCGGCGATCCGTCCGGACATATTCTTGCCGGCGATATCCTGTCGCCGGGAACGACGGAACGGCTGACGGTCGTGATTCAGCAGTTTCTCGATTCGCTTTGAGGCGTCGATCCGGCTATGCGTGAGAGGTGTTCGTACCAAAGCGTCGATCCAGTGTCTCGAGTAGCTGCGAGACACGCGCGGCAAGTTGCTCGGGCGTGCCGTCGTTTCGAATCACGTAGTCAGCCAGCTCCCGTCCCCGGTAGGCAGGAATCTGGTGCTTGATGCGGGCAACAACCCTTGCGCGCGACCGACCGTCACGGTCCATGACGCGACGGATTCTAAGCCAGCGCGGGGCGTCCACATATACGGTGGCGTCGACGTGCCTGTCACCTCCCGCCTCGAACAGCAGGGCCGCTTCGTGAACCAGCAGGGCGACGCCCTCCGACTCAGCCTGTTTGCGAATTCGGGAAAACGAGGCGAACACCCGCGGATGCACGATGGTGTTGATAGCGGCTAGCCTTTCGGCATCAGCGAAGACAATCGAGGATATGTAAGCTCGATTGAGGGTACCGTCGGTGTGATAGCTTTCCGGTCCAAACTCGCGGACCATTTCGCGACGCGCCTCGACATCGTCGGTCAGTAGTTGCTTTCCGACTTCGTCTGCGTCGAAGATGCAGGCGCCGCTCTTCTCCAGGATGTCGCACACGAGCGACTTCCCACTTCCTATACCGCCCGTCACACCGATTGTCAGCATTCGATTGGTCAGCCCAGGTGAGTTCATGTCGGTCA is drawn from Rhodothermales bacterium and contains these coding sequences:
- a CDS encoding alpha/beta fold hydrolase yields the protein MLTTLKRRTLWSAAIAATVVIILVAGPRYEADVNPGPVPVFDDVEEYVTSVESNVPDIWEGAEKQIVWARPDRSRTERSIVYVHGFSATRQEVAPLCDSLAARLDANLFYTRLTGHGRTGEAMADATVGDWLFDLREALAVGRALGRRTVIVASSTGATLAVWAVSGALADEETEDVEALVLMSPNFGPADSRSNMLLMPWGKQLARLVIGEYREWEPYNEQQSRNWTTRYPVGALFPVMASVDAVSRLDPAELKRPILVVYSPNDSVVNTTRIVEWFDGTASAPKALLEIPDTGDPSGHILAGDILSPGTTERLTVVIQQFLDSL
- a CDS encoding dephospho-CoA kinase gives rise to the protein MLTIGVTGGIGSGKSLVCDILEKSGACIFDADEVGKQLLTDDVEARREMVREFGPESYHTDGTLNRAYISSIVFADAERLAAINTIVHPRVFASFSRIRKQAESEGVALLVHEAALLFEAGGDRHVDATVYVDAPRWLRIRRVMDRDGRSRARVVARIKHQIPAYRGRELADYVIRNDGTPEQLAARVSQLLETLDRRFGTNTSHA